Proteins encoded together in one Microcaecilia unicolor chromosome 3, aMicUni1.1, whole genome shotgun sequence window:
- the LOC115466480 gene encoding serine/threonine-protein kinase SBK2-like yields MMNQNSSPEVVEVLQDMMVLTAQNLTRMEVTDHYRVIKELGKGKYGKVTLVTHRQRGTPMALKLLPKCSTDLRNFLYEYCVALLLSAHPNIIGMFGIAFESAHHYGFLYEAALQTDLISIIKPREGIPEEAAKLCTKQLVSALEFIHSRGLVYRDVKPENVLLFGKDCQCVKLTDFGLTRPRGTRLKLVSGVIPYTAPELSNTANKEGLPIDATLDCWAFGVLLFCLITGYFPWEKTLPSDPFFDDFVVWQETGSTEDLSRHWRKLTVDAMDMMKELLALKPSERGPVSKALRHLDCSWRVDNWRVIEGL; encoded by the exons ATGATGAACCAGAACTCTAGCCCTGAGGTGGTGGAGGTGCTGCAGGATATGATGGTGCTGACAGCCCAGAACTTGACCCGCATGGAGGTGACGGACCATTACCGAGTCATCAAGGAGCTTGGCAAAGGCAAATATGGAAAGGTGACACTGGTGACACATCGCCAGAGAG GAACCCCCATGGCACTGAAGCTCCTGCCTAAATGCAGCACTGACCTCCGCAATTTCCTGTATGAGTATTGCGTAGCCCTCCTCCTTTCGGCCCACCCCAACATTATCGGTATGTTTGGCATTGCCTTTGAGTCCGCACACCATTATGGGTTCCTCTATGAAGCTGCCCTACAGACCGACCTTATCTCCATCATTAAACCTAGG GAAGGGATCCCAGAGGAGGCTGCCAAGCTGTGCACCAAACAACTGGTCAGTGCCTTGGAGTTCATCCACAGCCGTGGGCTGGTCTACCGAGATGTGAAACCGGAGAATGTTCTGCTCTTTGGCAAGGACTGCCAGTGTGTCAAGCTTACAGACTTCGGCCTAACTCGCCCCCGAGGCACTCGGCTGAAGCTGGTGTCTGGTGTTATACCATATACTGCGCCCGAGCTGAGCAACACCGCCAACAAGGAGGGACTGCCCATCGATGCCACTCTGGACTGCTGGGCTTTCGGTGTTCTCCTTTTCTGCCTTATCACTGGCTACTTCCCCTGGGAGAAGACCCTGCCGTCAGACCCCTTCTTCGATGATTTCGTAGTCTGGCAAGAGACGGGCAGCACCGAAGACCTGTCGCGGCACTGGAGAAAGTTGACTGTCGATGCTATGGACATGATGAAGGAACTGCTGGCCCTGAAGCCTTCAGAGAGAGGCCCAGTCAGCAAGGCGCTCCGTCACCTGGATTGTTCCTGGAGAGTGGACAACTGGAGAGTCATTGAAGGCCTCTGA